One bacterium genomic region harbors:
- a CDS encoding ABC transporter substrate-binding protein, with product MKGKKGMVALGVLLAVFLSGAFAQAAEPIKIGAILSVTGPASFLGSPEAKTLEILVQDTNAKGGVLGHKVELIIKDSGGNPEKAFSFAKQLIDEEKVFAIIGPSTSGETMKIKGVAEGGKTILLSCAAAEAIVNPVAKWVFKTPQKDSDAVIKIFQQMKKMKISRIGVLSGNTGFGNAGKGQIEKLAPEHGITIAANEVYDAKASDLTAEVTKIKAANVQALINWSIVPAQAIVIKNARQIGLTIPIFQSHGFGNIKYVQAAGAAAEGVLFPAGRLLVADVLPKNNPQKALLVKYANDYQSKYKEEASTFGGHAYDAYTILIKAIENAKSTDKEAVRTAIENLKGFVGTGGIFNFSPTDHNGLNVDAFEMLTVKNGKFAIYK from the coding sequence ATGAAGGGAAAGAAGGGGATGGTGGCATTGGGAGTTCTGCTGGCGGTATTTCTGTCGGGTGCGTTCGCCCAGGCGGCGGAGCCGATCAAGATCGGAGCGATCCTGTCGGTGACCGGCCCGGCGTCGTTCCTCGGATCGCCCGAGGCGAAAACCCTCGAGATTCTCGTTCAGGACACGAACGCCAAGGGAGGAGTCCTCGGACACAAGGTCGAGCTGATCATCAAGGATTCCGGCGGCAACCCGGAGAAGGCCTTTTCCTTCGCCAAGCAACTGATCGACGAAGAGAAGGTCTTCGCGATCATCGGTCCCTCGACGAGCGGCGAGACGATGAAGATCAAGGGCGTCGCCGAGGGGGGGAAGACCATCCTCCTGTCCTGCGCCGCGGCCGAGGCGATCGTCAACCCCGTCGCGAAGTGGGTGTTCAAGACCCCCCAGAAGGACAGTGACGCGGTCATCAAGATCTTCCAGCAGATGAAGAAGATGAAGATCTCCAGGATCGGCGTCCTTTCCGGAAACACCGGCTTCGGGAATGCGGGGAAGGGGCAGATCGAGAAGCTCGCGCCGGAGCACGGCATCACGATCGCCGCCAACGAGGTGTACGACGCCAAGGCGAGCGACCTGACGGCCGAGGTGACCAAGATCAAGGCCGCGAACGTCCAGGCGCTCATCAACTGGTCGATCGTGCCGGCGCAGGCGATCGTGATCAAGAACGCGCGACAGATCGGCCTCACGATTCCCATCTTCCAGAGCCACGGGTTCGGGAACATCAAGTACGTCCAGGCCGCCGGCGCGGCGGCGGAAGGTGTTCTGTTCCCCGCCGGCCGTCTCTTGGTCGCCGACGTGCTCCCGAAGAACAACCCCCAGAAGGCGCTCCTCGTCAAGTACGCGAATGATTACCAGTCCAAGTACAAGGAGGAGGCGAGCACCTTCGGCGGCCACGCCTACGACGCCTACACCATCCTGATCAAGGCGATCGAGAATGCGAAATCGACGGACAAGGAGGCGGTCCGGACCGCCATCGAGAATCTCAAGGGATTCGTCGGCACCGGCGGCATCTTCAACTTCTCGCCGACGGACCACAACGGCCTCAACGTCGACGCCTTCGAGATGCTGACCGTGAAGAACGGGAAGTTCGCCATCTATAAGTAA
- a CDS encoding branched-chain amino acid ABC transporter permease, with protein sequence MEFFFQYLVAGITYGTIYAIVAIGFNIIYNATGIINFAQGEFVMLGGMTAVTLNGFLPLPLAIVLAVVVTTIVGAVIEILFIRWLYKPSVLRMVIITIGVSILIREIALHIWGENVRALPYFTGSSVSSINLGGVYISSQVLWVIGVGALAVAALTAFFNLTMLGRQMRACAANRDAARLCGIDAGNMVTLSFMISAAIGAIGGAVVCPITYVQYDSGTPLAIKGFTVAILGGLGNSTAAVGAGMILGILESFSIWVLPTAYKEAISIAILLGILFVKPSGIFGSAEAARLKEF encoded by the coding sequence CTGGAATTCTTCTTTCAATATCTGGTCGCCGGGATCACGTACGGCACGATCTACGCGATCGTCGCCATCGGGTTCAACATCATCTACAACGCGACCGGGATCATCAACTTCGCGCAGGGCGAATTCGTGATGCTGGGCGGCATGACCGCCGTCACGCTGAACGGGTTCCTGCCCTTGCCGCTGGCCATCGTGCTCGCGGTCGTCGTGACGACGATCGTCGGCGCGGTGATCGAGATCCTCTTCATCCGCTGGCTGTACAAGCCTTCGGTGCTGCGGATGGTCATCATCACCATCGGCGTCTCGATCCTGATCCGCGAAATCGCGTTGCACATCTGGGGGGAAAACGTCCGGGCGCTCCCCTACTTCACCGGCTCGTCGGTATCCTCCATCAACCTGGGGGGGGTCTACATCTCGTCGCAGGTCCTCTGGGTGATCGGCGTCGGCGCCCTCGCGGTCGCGGCGCTGACCGCGTTCTTCAACCTGACGATGCTGGGCCGGCAGATGCGCGCATGCGCGGCGAACCGGGACGCCGCGCGCCTCTGCGGCATCGACGCGGGGAACATGGTCACCCTCTCGTTCATGATCAGCGCCGCGATCGGCGCCATCGGCGGCGCCGTCGTCTGCCCGATCACCTACGTCCAGTACGACAGCGGGACGCCGCTCGCGATCAAGGGGTTCACCGTCGCCATCCTCGGCGGGCTCGGAAACAGCACGGCCGCCGTCGGGGCCGGCATGATCCTCGGGATCCTCGAGTCCTTCAGCATCTGGGTCCTGCCCACCGCGTACAAGGAGGCGATCTCGATCGCCATCCTGCTCGGGATCCTCTTCGTCAAGCCGAGCGGCATCTTCGGCAGCGCCGAGGCCGCCCGACTCAAGGAGTTCTGA
- a CDS encoding branched-chain amino acid ABC transporter permease codes for MARRYFAIAAFVGLIVAIQLATLATGTGYYLTQLTMTAYYSLVIVGLCMLIGYAGQISLGHAGFFAIGGYVAGFLTTFDLKSHQGAIVSLLSNSGALVSRHDVYGGSLLTVHPWLACAAAILLTVVVAYFVGGPILKLKGHYLAMATLGIGIIVYRIVLGTEFLGAADGISEVPGFPLPGGLLITGDSSSRVSNYYLAWGVVLLGMVLLLNLIHSRIGRALGAVHGAEDAAEAMGIPTARYKLHTFVLSAVFAALAGVLLTHYNGGIGPSEAGVMKSVRYVAIVAIGGMANLWGALSMSLVLNYLSLRGYFGTYDDAVFGVILILIMLFAPDGLLRRHLFSDLKRIVSRDPAGEEAP; via the coding sequence ATGGCGCGGAGATACTTCGCCATCGCCGCGTTCGTCGGCCTGATCGTCGCGATCCAGCTGGCGACCCTCGCTACCGGCACCGGCTATTACCTCACGCAGTTGACCATGACCGCGTACTATTCGCTGGTCATCGTCGGCCTCTGCATGCTCATCGGGTACGCGGGGCAGATCTCGCTCGGCCATGCCGGGTTCTTCGCCATCGGCGGGTACGTGGCGGGGTTCCTTACGACCTTCGACCTCAAGTCCCACCAGGGGGCGATCGTCTCCCTCCTTTCGAACTCGGGGGCGCTGGTCTCCCGCCACGACGTTTACGGGGGAAGCCTCCTGACGGTCCACCCGTGGCTGGCCTGCGCGGCCGCGATCCTCCTGACGGTCGTCGTCGCGTACTTCGTCGGGGGGCCGATCCTGAAGCTGAAGGGCCACTACCTGGCCATGGCGACTCTCGGGATCGGCATCATCGTATATCGCATCGTTTTGGGAACCGAATTCCTCGGGGCCGCGGACGGGATTTCCGAGGTCCCCGGGTTCCCCCTGCCGGGGGGGCTCCTCATCACCGGCGACTCCTCCTCGCGGGTCTCCAACTATTACCTGGCGTGGGGGGTGGTCCTTCTCGGGATGGTTCTCCTGCTGAACCTGATCCATTCCCGGATCGGAAGGGCCCTTGGGGCAGTGCACGGCGCCGAGGACGCGGCGGAGGCGATGGGAATCCCGACGGCCCGCTACAAGCTGCACACGTTCGTTCTGAGCGCGGTGTTCGCCGCCCTCGCGGGGGTCCTTCTCACCCATTACAACGGCGGTATCGGCCCGTCCGAGGCCGGGGTCATGAAGTCGGTGCGATACGTCGCGATCGTCGCGATCGGGGGGATGGCGAACCTCTGGGGGGCCCTGTCGATGAGCCTCGTCCTGAACTACCTGTCGCTGCGCGGATATTTCGGGACCTACGACGATGCCGTCTTCGGCGTCATCCTCATCCTGATCATGCTGTTCGCTCCCGACGGGCTGCTTCGCCGCCATCTCTTCTCCGATCTGAAGCGGATCGTCTCCCGGGATCCCGCCGGGGAGGAGGCGCCGTGA
- a CDS encoding ABC transporter ATP-binding protein — MTLLSVRGISKRFGGLQAVNDLSFDIPTGSIKALIGPNGAGKTTIFNLISGFLRPDSGEIVFGGAEIQALSSCEVAVLGMVRTFQHIRLFPKMTVLENIMVGRHVHSRAGFLAGMLNLPYTWEEERRIREKSFEIMELLGIVDHAGTEATSLAYGQQRVVEIGRALACDPKLLLLDEPAAGLNMRETNEMGGLISRIRGMGVTVLLVEHDMSLVMKISDEVVVVSYGEKIAEDRPLSIQKNPEVIRVYLGDDE, encoded by the coding sequence GTGACGCTGCTTTCGGTCCGGGGGATCAGCAAGCGATTCGGCGGACTCCAGGCCGTCAACGACCTTTCCTTCGACATCCCCACGGGTTCGATCAAGGCGCTGATCGGGCCGAACGGCGCGGGAAAGACCACGATCTTCAACCTGATCTCCGGCTTCCTCCGTCCCGATTCCGGCGAGATCGTTTTCGGGGGGGCGGAGATCCAGGCCCTGTCGTCCTGCGAGGTCGCCGTCCTCGGCATGGTGCGCACGTTCCAGCATATCCGGCTCTTCCCGAAGATGACGGTCCTCGAGAACATCATGGTCGGACGCCACGTCCACAGCCGGGCGGGCTTCCTCGCGGGGATGCTGAACCTCCCCTACACGTGGGAGGAGGAGCGGCGGATCCGGGAGAAGAGCTTCGAGATCATGGAACTGCTCGGCATCGTCGACCACGCCGGGACGGAGGCGACCAGCCTCGCCTACGGCCAGCAGCGCGTCGTCGAGATCGGCCGCGCGCTCGCCTGCGACCCGAAGCTCCTCCTTCTCGACGAGCCCGCGGCCGGCCTGAACATGCGGGAAACGAACGAAATGGGAGGGTTGATCTCGAGGATTCGCGGAATGGGGGTCACCGTGCTGCTCGTGGAGCACGACATGTCGCTCGTCATGAAGATCTCGGACGAGGTCGTCGTGGTGAGCTACGGGGAGAAGATCGCCGAGGACCGCCCTCTCTCGATCCAGAAGAACCCGGAAGTGATCCGGGTGTACCTGGGGGACGACGAGTGA
- a CDS encoding ABC transporter ATP-binding protein — protein sequence MLRIKNLESGYGRLKVLKKVTMHIGAGEIVTIIGANGAGKTTLLRTISGLIPARSGEILFDMKEIGKLPPEKIVFLGCSLVPEGRQLFAPMTVKENILLGAYPQFRKKRGDQVRDDLDRVYGLFPRLRERERQLAGTLSGGEQQMLAIARALMARPMLIMMDEPSMGLAPLIIRDIFSIVVKLRGEGSTVLLVEQNAKAALGIADRGYVLETGRIIMEGTAEDLLSNREVQRAYLGRDLDAEGTM from the coding sequence ATGCTGAGGATCAAGAACCTCGAGTCCGGATACGGCAGGCTGAAGGTGCTCAAGAAGGTCACGATGCACATCGGGGCCGGAGAGATCGTCACGATCATCGGGGCGAACGGGGCCGGGAAAACGACCCTCCTGCGGACGATCTCCGGGCTGATCCCGGCACGATCGGGCGAGATCCTCTTCGACATGAAGGAGATCGGGAAACTGCCCCCGGAGAAGATCGTCTTTCTCGGCTGCTCGCTCGTGCCCGAGGGACGCCAGCTCTTCGCTCCCATGACGGTGAAGGAGAACATCCTCCTGGGCGCCTACCCGCAATTCCGGAAAAAGCGCGGCGACCAGGTCCGGGACGATCTCGACCGCGTCTACGGGCTCTTTCCCCGCCTCCGGGAGCGGGAGCGGCAGCTCGCGGGAACACTCTCGGGAGGAGAACAGCAGATGCTCGCCATCGCGAGGGCGCTCATGGCCCGCCCGATGCTGATCATGATGGACGAGCCCTCGATGGGGCTCGCTCCGCTGATCATCAGGGACATCTTCTCGATCGTCGTGAAGCTCCGGGGGGAAGGCAGCACGGTCCTGCTCGTCGAGCAGAACGCGAAGGCCGCGCTGGGCATCGCGGACCGCGGATATGTTCTCGAAACCGGCAGGATTATCATGGAAGGGACGGCGGAAGACCTGCTCTCGAACCGCGAGGTGCAACGGGCGTACCTTGGCCGGGATCTGGACGCGGAAGGAACGATGTAA